Genomic window (Streptosporangium brasiliense):
GGCGTGCCCCTCGACCGTGATCGTGGCGCCCTCGGAGGCGTCGATCAGCTTGGCCGTACGCGTGAGCACGGCCCTGGACCGGGGCGTCAGGTCGGCCTTGTTCAGCGCGAACAGCACGTCGGAGGAGAGGTTGACGTGCAGGTCCTCACCGTCGTCGCTGGTCTCCTCCGACCTGTCGGGCGACTCCGACGGCGCCATGATCTGGTGGCTGATCACAGTGACCGGCTGGGCCTCGGGGTCGGGGAAGGTCTGCCCGGGAGGCGGCGTGACGGGCTCGTCGCTGATCGGCACGTCCATCATGGGCGGGCCGAGCGGGGTGACGACGGTGGTGGTGGCCGGGTTCCCCGAGGGGGCGGGCAGAACGGCGTAGACGGACAGCGACTCACCGGGCTTGATGAAATAGCCGAGGTCGTCACGGCGCTCGTCGCTGCACAGGCACGGGCTGTCGGCCGGCTTGTACGGCAGCAGCCAGCGGCGCGCGGCCGCGTCCAGCACGCCGATGCCCGAGGCCCAGCGGATCTCGCCGAGCGGGCGGGTGTTGTCCCCCAGCTCCCCGGTCCAGGAGATGTTCTCGCCGGTGCCGGTGTTGGAGAGCCTGAGCTGGACCACGAGGTGCTTGCCCGCGACCCGGTTCAGGCCGACGACCTCGGCCTTGTAGGCCGAGGTGCGGGTGCTCTGCGTGCTCGCCAGTGCGGGACGGGTGTCCGCTCCGGCGCCGGTCGGCGAGGAGGCGGTGGCCGTCGTCTCAGGAGTCTCCGGCTGCGAGGTTGGCACGGCCTCGGTGGGACTCGCCGCGGCGGCCGGCCCGGACTGGCGTTCCTCACCTCCGCCGCCCTGCGGGACACCCGTCAACCCGCATGACGTCAGCATGACCGTCGCTGTCGCCACGGTCGCGAGCGACACCGGCTTCCTCAC
Coding sequences:
- a CDS encoding OmpA family protein is translated as MVRKPVSLATVATATVMLTSCGLTGVPQGGGGEERQSGPAAAASPTEAVPTSQPETPETTATASSPTGAGADTRPALASTQSTRTSAYKAEVVGLNRVAGKHLVVQLRLSNTGTGENISWTGELGDNTRPLGEIRWASGIGVLDAAARRWLLPYKPADSPCLCSDERRDDLGYFIKPGESLSVYAVLPAPSGNPATTTVVTPLGPPMMDVPISDEPVTPPPGQTFPDPEAQPVTVISHQIMAPSESPDRSEETSDDGEDLHVNLSSDVLFALNKADLTPRSRAVLTRTAKLIDASEGATITVEGHADSSGTDAINDPLSQRRAQAVQRALSGLLTRTGVRFQAKGYGSRRPLYGNEDEEGRRRNRRVTVTFAKPRPAETRPAATPEADPAPDGGGLTAQGKDDGQPFTLEVTGLRRLPGDLGVLTYKITNDGDAEAWHHELNRSAEWMSYKYQAASNVRLTDPATRRQYLPGRIMVQTGDKADVYCACTELAGVRVGTEKIAPGRTKEFWSLFALPAGASSAQVKIAQYPPLRVPVR